Proteins encoded within one genomic window of Tabrizicola piscis:
- a CDS encoding 5-guanidino-2-oxopentanoate decarboxylase, whose amino-acid sequence MTTVGIRLVEGLAARGVDVVFGIPGVHTLELYRGLAAAKDRIRHVTPRHEQGAGFMADGYARVTGKPGVAFVITGPGLTNVLTAMAQAKADSVPMLVVSGLGRSDTLGKGLGRLHELPDQGAMVSTLCHSETVTDPKKLGEVLDRAFAAMTGSRPGPAHIQISTNMMGQPCPALPPPVEGVSAVPLPLGRMRSVANALNNAERVVILAGGGVRRAEGALQKLAEALDAPVILTANARGAMHGHRLVVPASPSLTAVRALIAGADLVLAVGTEIGPTDYDVYAKGGVPDLSGMIRIDICAEQLARHPARVALRGDAGAVLTALQPMVMRSNREGASRAEATRTAARAELAGLYEPMPGQLEMVEAIRTATPGAIIVGDSTQPVYAGNLYYDHDRPGGWFNAATGYGALGYAPGAAVGAAIAAPGVPVVCLIGDGGLQFSPGELRTALDEKLPITFVVWNNSGFREIAEAMRQAKIEVLGCDPSPLEMESFAFACGLPFASIPQDPEAVIDALSQPQDGPRLIEIQVR is encoded by the coding sequence ATGACCACCGTTGGCATCCGTCTGGTCGAAGGCCTTGCTGCGCGCGGCGTTGATGTTGTCTTCGGCATCCCCGGGGTTCACACGCTCGAGCTTTACCGGGGCCTTGCTGCCGCGAAGGACCGGATCCGCCATGTCACCCCGCGCCACGAACAGGGCGCGGGCTTCATGGCCGACGGCTATGCCCGCGTCACCGGCAAGCCCGGCGTGGCCTTTGTCATCACCGGACCGGGGCTGACCAACGTCCTGACCGCGATGGCGCAAGCCAAGGCGGATTCGGTGCCGATGCTGGTCGTGTCTGGCCTTGGGCGCAGCGATACGCTGGGCAAGGGGCTGGGCCGGTTGCATGAACTGCCGGATCAGGGCGCGATGGTCAGCACCCTGTGCCATTCCGAAACCGTGACCGACCCCAAGAAACTGGGTGAGGTGCTGGACCGTGCCTTTGCCGCCATGACCGGCAGCCGCCCCGGCCCGGCGCATATCCAGATTTCGACCAACATGATGGGCCAGCCCTGCCCCGCCTTGCCGCCCCCGGTCGAAGGTGTGTCGGCAGTCCCGTTGCCGCTGGGCCGGATGCGCAGCGTGGCGAACGCGCTGAACAATGCCGAACGGGTCGTCATCCTTGCCGGTGGCGGGGTGCGCCGCGCCGAAGGTGCCCTGCAAAAACTGGCCGAGGCGCTGGATGCCCCGGTGATCCTGACCGCCAACGCCCGCGGCGCGATGCACGGGCATCGGCTGGTCGTCCCCGCCTCGCCCAGCCTGACCGCAGTGCGCGCGCTGATTGCGGGGGCTGATCTGGTGCTTGCCGTGGGAACCGAAATCGGGCCGACCGACTATGACGTCTATGCCAAGGGCGGCGTGCCTGACCTGTCCGGCATGATCCGCATCGACATCTGTGCCGAACAACTGGCCCGCCACCCGGCGCGCGTTGCCCTCCGCGGGGATGCAGGGGCCGTGCTGACCGCGTTGCAGCCAATGGTCATGCGGTCAAACCGCGAAGGCGCCAGCCGGGCCGAGGCGACGCGCACCGCCGCGCGCGCCGAACTCGCCGGTCTTTATGAACCCATGCCCGGCCAGCTTGAGATGGTGGAGGCGATCCGCACCGCCACCCCCGGCGCGATCATCGTGGGCGACAGCACCCAGCCGGTCTATGCCGGGAACCTGTACTACGACCACGACCGCCCCGGCGGCTGGTTCAACGCCGCCACCGGCTATGGCGCGCTTGGCTATGCGCCTGGCGCTGCGGTGGGGGCGGCCATCGCAGCACCCGGGGTGCCGGTGGTCTGCCTGATTGGCGACGGGGGCTTGCAGTTCAGCCCCGGCGAACTTCGCACCGCGCTGGATGAAAAGCTGCCCATCACCTTTGTCGTCTGGAACAACTCCGGCTTCCGCGAGATTGCCGAGGCGATGCGGCAGGCCAAGATCGAGGTTTTGGGCTGCGACCCCTCACCGCTGGAGATGGAGAGCTTCGCCTTCGCCTGCGGCCTGCCCTTCGCCAGCATCCCGCAAGACCCCGAGGCGGTGATCGACGCGCTGTCCCAGCCACAAGACGGGCCAAGGCTGATCGAAATTCAGGTCCGCTGA
- a CDS encoding MFS transporter, protein MSPLATLAYARPAMAAFAAMGVLWGTFAAALPDLKAMLGVDEAQLGLLIFFTPIAAISAMLVAPAFGAALGRAALPLSVALMAGAFALPGQTTLLWVFPLAMACAGAATGLTDVLMNARVAAMETQRGLHLMNLAHAAYSFGYAGGAILTGVLRGAGWSPAWVMGTMAAVGLICALATLERDGRIDGLRKPKDGTAVPLGLVPVIGGGIVLIAFMTENAAENWSALHIEQTLGGSPEQGALGPAALALTMGFSRLGGQWLAGRVNPFTLMRLGAVIAAIGAFVAAQAGGPGMAYLGFIVMGIGASVLAPTAFSLVGQMSAPGARARAVARATLLGYFGYFFGPPLLGVIAGAFGLRMAFVFAACLVGAIFLLAPLMARQRT, encoded by the coding sequence ATGTCCCCCCTTGCCACCCTTGCCTATGCGCGGCCCGCCATGGCCGCCTTTGCAGCGATGGGCGTCTTGTGGGGCACCTTTGCCGCCGCTCTGCCGGACCTGAAGGCGATGCTGGGGGTGGATGAGGCGCAGCTGGGCCTTTTGATCTTTTTCACGCCCATCGCGGCGATCAGCGCCATGCTGGTGGCCCCGGCCTTTGGCGCGGCCTTGGGGCGGGCCGCCTTGCCGCTGTCGGTGGCGTTGATGGCGGGGGCTTTCGCGCTGCCGGGGCAGACGACCTTGCTTTGGGTGTTCCCGCTGGCGATGGCTTGCGCGGGCGCGGCAACGGGATTGACCGATGTCTTGATGAACGCCCGGGTGGCGGCGATGGAAACGCAGCGCGGGCTGCATCTGATGAACCTCGCCCATGCCGCCTATTCCTTTGGCTACGCGGGCGGGGCGATCCTGACCGGCGTTCTGCGTGGGGCGGGATGGTCCCCGGCCTGGGTGATGGGCACGATGGCCGCCGTCGGCCTGATCTGCGCGCTGGCCACGCTGGAACGCGACGGCCGGATCGACGGGTTGCGCAAGCCAAAGGACGGAACGGCGGTGCCGCTGGGCCTTGTGCCCGTGATTGGCGGGGGGATCGTGCTGATCGCCTTCATGACCGAGAACGCGGCGGAAAACTGGTCGGCCCTGCATATCGAGCAGACGCTGGGCGGCAGCCCGGAGCAGGGGGCGCTGGGGCCTGCGGCCCTTGCCTTGACGATGGGCTTTTCGCGCTTGGGCGGGCAGTGGCTTGCGGGGAGGGTGAACCCGTTCACGCTGATGCGGCTGGGCGCGGTGATCGCGGCCATCGGGGCCTTTGTCGCGGCGCAGGCCGGGGGGCCGGGGATGGCCTACCTTGGCTTTATCGTCATGGGGATCGGCGCATCTGTCCTTGCGCCCACGGCGTTTTCGCTGGTGGGGCAGATGAGCGCGCCGGGCGCACGGGCGCGGGCTGTCGCCCGGGCCACGCTTCTGGGCTACTTCGGCTATTTCTTCGGCCCGCCGCTTCTGGGCGTGATCGCCGGGGCCTTTGGCCTTCGCATGGCCTTTGTCTTTGCCGCCTGCCTTGTCGGGGCGATCTTCCTTCTGGCCCCGCTGATGGCGCGTCAGCGGACCTGA
- a CDS encoding 50S ribosomal protein L25/general stress protein Ctc, producing MAREITDLLAEVRTGTGKGAARQARREGYVPGIVYGDGQEPTPVKLKYNYLLTKLRQGRFLQSLFNLKVEGQPDVHVICRGVQRDVVKDLPTHVDLMRVHDESRIELFVHVDFINQEASPGLKRGGVLTVVRSEVELEVTAGDIPDHITVDLTGKVIGDVIHIEDVVLPAGAKPTINRNFVIANIAAPSGLVSADNEEAGAT from the coding sequence ATGGCACGCGAGATCACCGATCTTCTGGCCGAGGTACGGACGGGGACAGGCAAGGGGGCCGCTCGTCAAGCTCGTCGTGAGGGCTACGTACCCGGTATCGTATACGGCGACGGTCAGGAACCGACGCCGGTCAAGCTGAAATACAACTACCTTCTGACCAAGCTGCGTCAGGGCCGGTTCCTGCAGTCGCTGTTCAACCTCAAGGTTGAAGGTCAGCCGGACGTCCACGTCATCTGCCGCGGCGTCCAGCGCGATGTGGTCAAGGACCTGCCGACCCACGTCGACCTGATGCGCGTCCACGACGAAAGCCGGATCGAGCTTTTCGTCCACGTGGACTTCATCAACCAGGAGGCCAGCCCGGGCCTCAAGCGTGGCGGTGTCCTGACTGTCGTCCGTTCGGAAGTCGAACTGGAAGTGACCGCGGGTGACATCCCCGATCACATCACGGTCGATCTGACCGGCAAGGTCATCGGCGACGTGATCCACATCGAAGACGTGGTTCTGCCGGCCGGTGCAAAGCCGACGATCAACCGGAACTTCGTGATCGCGAACATCGCGGCCCCGTCGGGTCTGGTCAGCGCCGACAACGAGGAAGCCGGCGCCACCTGA
- a CDS encoding pyridoxal phosphate-dependent aminotransferase → MRYASVTDRLAGLGGAKWEIHARARAMKAAGAEIIELTIGEPDVPTPAQLLSAAAGAMTSGRTGYSNGRGEQAVVAALAARYSARRGRQIGTDQVMCLPGTQTTLYAVLRTLVEAGDEVLLGDPMYATYEGLISQTGAKMVPVPLRPELGFRMQAADVAARITPRTRVLFLNSPHNPTGAVLRADDLRALCDVARAHDLWILSDEVYEDLVFPGVSFTSPLDLPDMADRVVVASSISKSHAAPGFRSGWCIGPAEFCQRLLPLSETMLFGSQPFIADMTALAVSEHSPVADGMAERFSRRAGLIAQTLDGVAGLRVHRPEAGMFALVDVRATGLSGAAFATSLLERTHVAVMPGESFGAGLQGWLRLSLTQSDDRTVEAAGRIAAHAATLLGNAA, encoded by the coding sequence AATCCACGCCCGCGCCCGGGCGATGAAGGCCGCCGGGGCCGAGATCATCGAACTGACCATTGGTGAACCTGACGTGCCGACGCCGGCACAGCTTTTGTCGGCGGCGGCGGGGGCCATGACATCCGGGCGCACTGGGTATTCCAACGGGCGGGGCGAACAGGCCGTGGTTGCGGCGCTGGCCGCACGTTACAGCGCCCGACGCGGGCGGCAGATCGGCACCGATCAGGTCATGTGCCTGCCCGGCACCCAGACCACGCTTTATGCCGTTCTGCGCACGCTGGTCGAAGCCGGTGACGAAGTCCTGCTGGGCGATCCGATGTATGCCACCTACGAAGGGCTGATTTCCCAGACCGGCGCGAAAATGGTGCCGGTTCCGCTGCGCCCGGAACTCGGCTTCCGGATGCAGGCAGCCGATGTGGCGGCCCGGATCACGCCGCGCACGCGGGTCTTGTTCCTGAACTCGCCCCACAACCCCACAGGTGCCGTCCTGCGGGCCGACGATCTGCGCGCCCTGTGCGACGTCGCCCGCGCGCATGACCTGTGGATCCTGTCGGACGAGGTGTATGAAGATCTGGTCTTTCCGGGGGTCAGTTTCACCTCGCCCCTCGACCTTCCCGATATGGCGGACCGGGTGGTTGTCGCCTCATCCATCTCCAAGTCGCACGCGGCGCCCGGCTTCCGCTCTGGCTGGTGCATTGGCCCGGCCGAGTTCTGCCAGCGGCTGCTGCCACTTTCAGAAACCATGCTATTCGGGTCGCAACCCTTTATCGCTGACATGACTGCCCTTGCAGTTTCCGAACATTCGCCCGTCGCGGATGGCATGGCGGAACGCTTTTCGCGCCGGGCCGGGCTGATCGCGCAGACGCTGGACGGGGTGGCCGGCCTGCGGGTGCACCGGCCAGAGGCAGGGATGTTCGCGCTGGTCGATGTGCGGGCCACCGGGCTTTCGGGCGCGGCCTTTGCGACCAGCCTGCTGGAGCGTACGCATGTGGCCGTGATGCCGGGGGAAAGCTTTGGTGCCGGGTTGCAAGGCTGGCTACGCCTGTCGCTGACGCAATCGGATGACCGCACGGTCGAGGCAGCGGGTCGCATTGCCGCCCATGCCGCCACGCTTTTGGGGAACGCAGCATGA